The following are encoded together in the Argopecten irradians isolate NY chromosome 5, Ai_NY, whole genome shotgun sequence genome:
- the LOC138323308 gene encoding LITAF domain-containing protein-like — protein MAQPPPPPSYQPPGPAYQQTATVVVTNPQYVRPLIFRENPVSMSCPFCQAQIVTTTTYTTGTFAWVVCLLLLFFGLWLGCCLIPFCLNGCKDVLHHCPNCRQQVGKYSRM, from the exons ATGGCACAACCTCCCCCACCCCCGAGCTACCAACCACCAGGCCCGGCCTATCAACAAACAG CAACTGTGGTGGTCACGAACCCGCAGTATGTACGGCCGCTGATTTTCCGAGAGAATCCCGTCAGTATGAGTTGTCCTTTCTGCCAGGCCCAGATAgttaccactaccacatacacAACCGGCACGTTTGCCTGGGTCGTCTGCCTTCTCCTTCTCTTCTTTGG ATTATGGCTCGGCTGCTGCCTGATTCCTTTCTGCCTAAATGGATGCAAAGATGTCTTACATCACTGCCCCAACTGTCGGCAACAGGTTGGCAAGTATAGCCGAATGTAG
- the LOC138324336 gene encoding LITAF domain-containing protein-like → MPGIDLPTVKCVSREIQVGISEKRDPTQTVVVTSPQYVQPMIFRESPVSMSCSFCQAQIVTTTTYTTGTLAWLICGILILLGLWLGCCLIPFCLNGCKDVVHTCPNCRQQVGKYNRM, encoded by the exons ATGCCAGGAATTGACCTACCAACTGTAAAATGTGTCAGCCGCGAGATTCAGGTAGGAATTAGTGAGAAAAGAGACC CTACACAGACTGTGGTGGTCACATCTCCACAGTATGTACAGCCTATGATTTTCCGTGAGAGTCCCGTCAGTATGAGTTGTTCATTCTGCCAGGCCCAAATAGTGACTACTACCACGTATACCACCGGCACGTTAGCATGGCTCATCTGTGGCATTCTTATTCTTCTCGG ATTATGGCTCGGATGCTGTCTGATTCCGTTCTGTTTAAATGGATGCAAGGATGTTGTGCACACCTGCCCGAACTGTCGCCAACAGGTTGGCAAGTACAACCGGATGTAG